In one Vidua chalybeata isolate OUT-0048 chromosome 4, bVidCha1 merged haplotype, whole genome shotgun sequence genomic region, the following are encoded:
- the PCM1 gene encoding pericentriolar material 1 protein isoform X4: MATGGGPFEEGMNDQDLPSWSNESLDDRLNNTDWGSQQKKANRSSEKNKKKLSGEGETRLTNDISPESSPGMERRKTRTSHSFPHARYMTQMSVPEQAELERLKQRINFSDLDQRSIGSDSQGRATAANNKRQLNENKKPFNFLSLQINTNKSKDPASGSQKKEGGVSAQCKELFGAALSKDFLQNCQVSAQEDGTGEQAMDSSQIVSRLVQIRDYIAKASSMRDDLVEKNERSANVERLSHLIDDLKEQEKSYLKFLQKMLARENEEDDDRTIDSAVGSGSVGESTSLNIDVQSEASDTTEVSFSLSCRPCIEDKLGNSASQEQVTDIDVTPSPKVKSERAALNDREIWPCGINSQDHGLLSKARDPQQEAKEELENLKKQHDLLKRMLQQQEELKALQGRQAALLALQHKAEQAIAVLDDSVVTETTGSVSGVSLTSELNEELNDLIQRFHNQLHDSQTQSVPDNRRQAESLSLTREISQSRNSSMSERQSDEKAQLFNKMRMLQGKKQKMDKLLGELHTLRDQHLNNSSFFPASGSPQRSVDQRSTTSAASGPVGIVTVVNGETNSLASAPYPPDSLVSQNESEEDENLNPTEKLQKLNEVRKRLNELRELVHYYEQTSDMMTDAVNENTKEEEETEESESDSEHEDPQPVTNIRNPQGISTWSEINSNSNVQCGTNNRDGRHLNTDCEINNRSAANIRTLKMSSALDCHNRENDKHLDLPRGEDDEVEEDRVSEDSMSSHRSSLGDVAGDAEFEQKINRLIAAKQKLRQLQNLAAMVQDDDPEPQGAIANASNIGDLLGEVEETKQQPNNVRASSNKLKKDVRLNEKAREKFYEAKLQQQQRELKQLQEERRKLFEIQEKIQVLQKACPDLQLSAGLGNCPANRQTSQATSTPAMNDCNTAGKPLFECDESVPIGNELWSEMRRHEILREELRQRRKQLEALMAEDQRRRELAETVSAVAASLKSEGSEAQCTPQQSRTEKTMATWGGSTQCALEEENGDEDCYLSDGVGQAEEEEEDASSLNYSFSVYPNNNIPENAYFVKGNKDRWKNCRPLSADGNYRPVSKARQQQNITMRRQENFRWMSELSYVEEKEQWQEQINQLKKQHEFSVSICQTLMQDQQTLSCLLQTLLTGPYSMMPNNVASSQINLIMHQLNQCYTQLNWQQNNVQRLKQMLSDLMQQQEQQCQEKPSRKERGSSAPPPPSPVFCPFNYPPQPVNLFSVPGFTNYSSFAPGINCNPVFPCGFGDFAHNVSPRSSEQQEQQHPLDPNTAGKTEYMAFPKPFESNSSNGGEKQRNHRQPEEEMEKRSTWLDDSQEMKKDDQSQLNAGFAVSVQNIASSHKNQCDVNRRREFDEESLESFSSMPDPIDPTTVTKTFRSRKASAQASLASKDKTPKSKNKRKSSSQLKGRIKNTGYESASASSVCEPSKNNKSRHSDDVVHAKVFSKRNQEQLEKIIKYSRSTEMSSAHARRILQQSNRNACIEAPETGSDLSMFEALRDTIYSEVATLISQNESRPHFLIELFHELQLLNTDYLRQRALYALQDIVTRHLCEKNEKGKCAKSLNSTTWVASNSELTPSESLASTDDETFGKNFSTEACQDCEQPDADNGSIMSTSSNFEPFATDDLGNTVIHLDKALSWMRAYERMKVEAESTLDSEGCSSNFQGASTAKLEGPGTGECQSGPQSGDVSSVPCPRIDTQQLDRQIKAIMKEVIPFLKEHMDEVCSSQLLTSVRRMVLTLTQQNDESKEFVKFFHKQLGSILQDLLAKFAGRKLKDCGEDLLVEISEVLFNELAFFKLMQDLDNNSISVKQRCKRKIETTEVMQSYAKEAKKGLQVDVCSSVEDVDEDKDKDETETAKQVPDSEVCACNGVPESIRSDASDQEEDEESESGPVAISLSKAETQALTNYGSGEDENEDEEIEFEEGPVDVQTSLQASSETTENEQTSNQELSKAKNSEILSSEQEPVNVKGEQDVAATVHHYLSVMENTPALIVNTPESFITATVKTEGLSSSLAVNETQTPDTTCAENKSAASSESSMAGSPDTESPVLVNEYEPGSGNVSQKSDEDDFVKVEDLPLKLAVYSEADIMKKMETEAQTKSLSDELLDGGGAQDQELVGDAQTLKEPETFGAQNA; the protein is encoded by the exons acaagaaaaagcttAGTGGAGAAGGTGAAACGAGACTTACTAATGACATATCTCCAGAATCTTCACCTGGAATGGAACGACGCAAGACCAGAACTTCTCATAGCTTTCCTCATGCTCGATACATGACTCAGATGTCTGTTCCAGAGCAGGCTGAACTAGAAAGGCTTAAACAAAGAATAAACTTCAGTGATCTGGATCAG AGAAGCATTGGAAGTGATTCTCAAGGCAGGGCAACGGCTGCTAATAACAAACGTCAgcttaatgaaaacaaaaaaccattCAACTTCCTGTCACTGCAGATTAACACTAACAAAAGCAAAGATCCTGCCTCAGGTTcccaaaaaaaggaaggtgGGGTATCAGCGCAATGTAAAGAGTTGTTTGGAGCTGCTCTAAGCAAGGATTTCTTGCAAAATTGTCAAGTGTCTGCTCAAGAAGATGGAACGGGAGAACAAGCGATGGATAGTAGCCAG ATTGTGAGCAGACTAGTTCAGATTCGCGACTATATTGCTAAGGCCAGCTCCATGCGGGATGATCTtgtagagaaaaatgaaagatcGGCCAATGTTGAGCGTTTATCACACCTTATAGATGACCTTAAAGAGCAGGAGAAATCCTATCTGAAATTTTTGCAAAAGATGCTT gctAGAGAAAATGAGGAGGATGATGATCGGACTATAGATTCAGCTGTGGGATCTGGTTCTGTAGGTGAGAGCACATCGCTAAACATTGATGTGCAGTCTGAGGCTTCAGATACCACG GAGGTGTCTTTTAGTTTGAGTTGTCGGCCCTGCATTGAGGACAAACTAGGGAATTCAGCTTCCCAAGAACAGGTTACAGACATTGATGTTACACCAAGCCCTAAAGTGAAAAGTGAGAGAGCTGCTCTGAATGACAGGGAAATCTGGCCTTGTGGGATTAATAGCCAGGATCATGGATTGCTTTCAAAG GCCAGAGATCCTCAACAGGAAGCTAAAGAGGAGTTGGAGAACTTGAAGAAACAGCATGATTTATTGAAAAGAATGCTACAACAGCAGGAGGAATTAAAGGCTCTTCAAGGAAGACAGGCAGCTCTTCTTGCTTTGCAGCATAAAGCAGAGCAAGCGATTGCTGTCCTGGATGATTCTG TTGTAACAGAAACTACAGGTAGTGTTTCAGGAGTGAGTCTTACATCAGAACTGAATGAAGAATTGAATGACTTAATTCAACGCTTTCACAACCAACTTCATGATTCACAG ACACAGTCTGTGCCTGACAATAGAAGGCAAGCAGAAAGCCTTTCACTTACCAGAGAGATTTCACAAAGCAGAAACTCTTCAATGTCTGAACGCCAGTCAGATGAGAAGGCACAGCTTTTTAACAAGATGCGAATGTTGCAGggtaaaaagcaaaaaatggaCAAACTATTAGGAGAACTTCATACACTTCGTGACCAACATCTAAATAACTCTTCCT ttTTTCCTGCTTCAGGTTCTCCTCAAAGGAGTGTTGATCAAAGAAGTACAACTTCAGCTGCTTCTGGTCCTGTAGGCATAGTAACTGTTGTCAACGGTGAAACAAATAGTCTGGCATCTGCTCCCTATCCTCCTGATTCCCTGGTTTCTCAAAATGAGAGTGAAGAGGATGAAAATCTAAATCCGACAGAAAAGCTTCA gaaGCTAAATGAGGTTCGTAAGAGACTGAATGAGTTACGTGAGTTAGTTCACTACTATGAGCAGACGTCTGATATGATGACAGATGCTGTGAATGAAAACActaaggaggaggaagaaacagaagaatcaGAAAGTGATTCTGAGCATGAGGATCCACAGCCTGTTACTAATATTAG AAACCCTCAAGGAATCAGTACTTGGAGTGAAATAAATAGCAACTCAAATGTACAGTGTGGAACTAATAACAGAGATGGAAGACATCTTAATACAGACTGTGAAATAAACAACCGATCTGCTGCTAATATAAGGACTCTAAAAATGTCTTCTGCTTTAG ACTGTCATAATAGGGAGAATGACAAACACCTCGATCTACCCCGAGGTGAAGATGATGAAGTGGAAGAAGATCGAGTTAGTGAAGATTCCATGTCTAGTCACAGAAGCAGCCTGGGTGATGTGGCTGGAGATGCCGAGTTTGAGCAGAAGATCAATAGGCTTATAGCTGCAAAACAGAAGCTTAGACAGTTACAAAACCTTGCGGCTATGGTGCAG GATGATGATCCAGAACCTCAAGGAGCAATTGCAAATGCATCTAATATTGGTGACTTGTTGGGTGAGGTGGAAGAGACAAAGCAACAACCAAACAATGTCCGAGCAAGTTCcaacaagttaaaaaaagatGTGCGACTGAATGAAAAAGCAAG AGAGAAGTTCTATGAAGCTaaacttcagcagcagcaacgGGAGCTTAAGCAGttacaagaagaaagaagaaaactgtttgaaatccaggaaaaaattcAAGTGTTACAGAAAGCTTGTCCTGACCTTCAG TTGTCAGCTGGCCTGGGTAACTGCCCAGCAAATAGACAGACTTCACAAGCAACATCAACTCCAGCCATGAATGACTGTAACACAGCTGGCAAGCCTTTATTTGAGTGTGATGAATCTGTACCAATAGGCAATGAG TTATGGTCTGAGATGAGAAGACATGAGATTTTAAGAGAAGAATTGCGACAGAGAAGAAAGCAGCTTGAAGCTTTAATGGCTGAAGATCAGAGAAGGAGAGAGCTTGCAGAAACAGTATCTGCTGTTGCTGCATCTCTTAAAAGTGAAGGGTCAGAAGCTCAGTGTActccacagcagagcaggactgaAAA GACAATGGCTACCTGGGGAGGTTCTACCCAATGTGCcctagaggaagaaaatggagatGAAGACTGTTATCTCTCTGATGGAGTTGGCCAGgcagaagaagaggaagaagatgcATCAAGTTTGAATTACAGTTTCTCTGTTTATCCCAATAACAACATACCAGAAAATGCCTATTTTGttaaaggaaacaaagataG GTGGAAAAACTGCCGTCCCCTTTCAGCAGATGGAAATTATCGTCCAGTGTCTAAGGCCAGGCAACAGCAAAACATAACTATGCGGCGTCAGGAGAATTTTCGGTGGATGTCTGAGCTTTCCTATGTAGAAGAAAAGGAACAATGGCAAGAGCAGATCAATCAGTTGAAGAAACAGCATGAATTTAGTGTCAGCATTTGTCAAACTTTGATGCAGGATCAGCAG aCCCTCTCTTGCCTTCTACAGACTTTGCTCACAGGCCCCTACAGCATGATGCCAAATAATGTTGCATCTTCACAAATAAATCTTATTATGCATCAGTTAAACCAGTGTTACACTCAACTGAATTGGCAGCAGAATAATGTCCAAAG gtTGAAACAAATGTTAAGTGATCTTATGCAGCAGCAAGAACAACAGTGTCAAGAGAAACCATCAAGAAAGGAGAGAGGCAGTAGTGCACCTCCACCTCCATCTCCTGTTTTCTGTCCATTCAACTACCCTCCACAACCTGTGAACCTCTTTAGTGTTCCAGGATTTACTAATTATTCTTCCTTTGCTCCAG GTATTAACTGTAATCCAGTGTTCCCATGTGGTTTTGGAGATTTTGCACATAATGTTTCTCCACgcagcagtgagcagcaggagcaacaACATCCTCTAGATCCTAATACTGCTGGGAAAACTGAGTATATGGCATTCCCCAAACCCTTTGAAAGCAATTCCTCTAAcggaggagaaaaacaaag GAATCATAGACAACCtgaagaggaaatggaaaaaagatcAACTTGGCTTGATGATAGCcaagaaatgaagaaagatgATCAGTCTCAGCTGAATGCAGGTTTTGCAGTTTCAGTACAAAACATTGCTTCTAGTCATAAAAATCAGTGTGATGTGAACCGGAGAAGAGAGTTTGATGAAGAGTCTTTGGAGAGCTTCAGTAGCATGCCTGATCCAATAGACCCAACTACTGTGACAAAGACATTTAGATCTAGAAAAGCATCAGCGCAAGCAAGCCTGGCATCAAAAGATAAAACGCCCAAATCCAAGAATAAGAGGAAGAGTTCTTCTCAGCTAAAAGgcagaattaaaaatactg GTTATGAAAGTGCAAGTGCCTCTAGTGTGTGTGAACCCAGCAAGAACAATAAAAGCAGACACTCTGATGATGTGGTTCATGCAAAGGTGTTCAGCAAAAGGAATCAGGAAcaattggaaaaaataattaaatacagtAGATCTACAGAAATGTCTTCAG CGCATGCTAGGAGAATTCTGCAGCAGTCTAACAGAAATGCATGCATTGAAGCGCCAG aaactgGTAGTGATCTTTCTATGTTTGAAGCTTTGCGAGACACAATTTATTCTGAAGTGGCAACTCTTATTTCTCAAAATGAGTCTCGTCCCCACTTTCTTATTGAACTTTTCCATGAGCTTCAGCTGCTAAATACAGATTATCTGAGGCAAAGGGCTCTATATGCTTTACAG GATATAGTGACCAGACATTTatgtgagaaaaatgaaaaaggaaagtgtGCAAAATCACTGAATTCTACAACATGGGTGGCATCAAATTCTGAACTCACTCCTAGTGAAAGCCTTGCCTCTACAGATGAT GAAACTTTTGGCAAGAACTTTTCTACAGAAGCATGTCAAGATTGTGAACAACCTGATGCAGACAATGGCAGTATTATGTCTACTTCTTCAAATTTTGAACCCTTTGCTACTGATGACCTTG GCAACACAGTGATTCACTTAGATAAAGCTTTGTCTTGGATGAGGGCATATGAGCGTATGAAAGTTGAAGCTGAAAGTACCCTTGACTCTGAGGGCTGCTCTAGTAATTTTCAGGGTGCTTCTACTGCTAAATTAGAAG GTCCAGGTACTGGTGAGTGTCAGTCTGGGCCACAGTCAGGTGATGTTTCTTCAGTTCCATGTCCTCGTATAGATACTCAGCAGCTTGACCGGCAGATTAAAGCAATTATGAAAGAGGTCATTCCTTTTCTGAAG GAACACATGGATGAAGTCTGTTCTTCTCAATTACTGACATCAGTAAGACGTATGGTCTTGACTCTTACGCAACAAAATGATGAAAGTAAAGAATTTGTGAAGTTCTTTCATAAGCAGCTTGGCAGTATACTTCAG GATTTACTGGCGAAATTTGCTGgtagaaaattaaaagattGTGGGGAGGATCTTCTTGTGGAGATCTCTGAAGTGTTATTCAATGAATTAGCCTTTTTTAAACTCATGCAAGACTTGGACAACAACAGTATTTCTGTAAAGCAGAGATGTAAACGAAAAATAGAAACCACGGAAGTAATGCAGTCTTATGCTAAAgag GCAAAAAAAGGTCTCCAGGTGGatgtttgttcttctgttgaAGATGTCGATGAGGACAAA GACAAGGATGAGACTGAAACTGCTAAACAAGTACCGGACTCAGAAGTATGTGCCTGTAACGGAGTGCCTGAAAGTATTAGATCTGATGCATCTGATcaagaggaagatgaggaaagTGAAAGCGGTCCAGTGGCAATAA GTTTATCAAAAGCAGAAACTCAAGCTCTGACTAACTATGGCAGTGGAGAAGATGAGAATGAAGATGAAGAAATAGAATTTGAGGAAGGACCTGTTGATGTGCAAACATCACTACAAGCCAGCAGtgaaacaactgaaaatgaaCAG ACTTCAAACCAAGAATTGAGTAAGGCAAAAAACAGTGAGATTTTGTCATCAGAACAAGAGCCTGTTAATGTTAAAG GTGAACAAGATGTGGCTGCAACTGTGCATCATTACCTCAGTGTTATGGAGAATACACCAGCTTTAATAGTCAATACCCCAGAATCCTTTATAACAGCCACTGTGAAAACTGAAGGATTAAGCTCATCTTTGGCAGTGAATGAAACTCAAACACCGGATACCACGTGTGCAGAAAACAAATCTGCTGCAAGTTCTGAAAGCTCCATGGCTGGCAGCCCTGATACGGAGTCACCTGTGCTAGTGAACGAATAC GAACCTGGTTCTGGAAATGTAAGTCAAAAATCTGATGAAGACGACTTTGTGAAAGTTGAAGACTTGCCCCTCAAACTTGCTGTGTATTCAGAG GCAGATATAATGAAAAAGATGGAAACAGAGGCCCAAACCAAGAGTTTGTCTGATGAATTACTGGATGGAGGTGGAGCTCAAGACCAAGAATTAGTAGGAGATGCCCAAACATTGAAAGAACCTG AAACTTTTGGAGCTCAAAATGCGTAA